In Oryza sativa Japonica Group chromosome 1, ASM3414082v1, the genomic stretch TTTCTTATTTTCCACCTGCTTTACCGCAATTTCATGTGTACCTTTGTATCAACATCCCACACACTATACAAATATTATAGTCGGGTACAACCCTCAATAGCATGTGCATCTTTTATTTGACCCCGTTCTTTTTTATTAGGAGGCATATTCTACCTCTATTTttgttagcacgtttttcacATTGCTAAATGCATGGTTGTTTtgtttgaaaactttctatatagaaattacTCTAAAATTGAGTAACAAATAAATCCATCTTTCAAATTTGTAATAAGTaacactcaattaatcatgtgttaatgacTTTCTCATTTTACTTGCCCttacttaatctttatcttcatcagTTGTAAACAtgaccataattttttttaaaaaaattgtcccTAGCTAGAGAGTTAGCATTTAGCTCCTCATAGATCTATTGGGGGCTGAAAAGGATTATGGATTAGATTGCCAATTTAATCAAGCCAATGAGGAGAAATAAAGATATAAACTTGATCATCCAAAAAGGAGAGAGTTGGGCCAGGGCTACTCGATTTGAGCTTTTATCTCGGTTGCAAGCATCTGGGAGACAGAGACAGAACACAATGATTTACGCAGAAGGTGCCGGGGCAGTGTTTTCCCCATACATTTGCTTAGAGAATCAAAATTTCTCATgaaataatttgtttttttcgagGAAGAGTATTATTTATGCTGAGTAAGTGTGTTGTTAACCACACATTTAATTGGTGACTTTTAGTTGTAATAAACAAAAAAATCGTACTAAGCGCAAACAGGGTTGACGTTATTGTCGGGGCCCCTCTTCCCTTGACAATAATCTCTAGGGAGACGGTGACTGTTGGTGGACTTTTGCAATGTCTATGAAGCTCTACAGATTTAGGGTATTTGATAAGGCCTTCACTACTTTGGTTTTGTTTCTTACTCTGCACCTGGTGACTTTCATACTTTGTTTGTTTTTGCTGGGTGGAGTTGGAGTTATTTCGCTGTTGGGGAGCAACGAACCTTGGCAACGATGAAATGTTGCACTCTCTAGGAATGTTGGTGCTAGCTGTTTAGGAAGTGGTGCCTAGGTGGTTTGGACTGATGTTCATCATGGGTTTCGATGCTGATTGTTCGTTTTAGAGACGGGTTTGGATATGTGGACGCATCTTCTGTGAAGTCAGAGCTGTTGTGTCACTAGTGTGGAAAACTCGGCAACAATGACACTTTTTTCGTAGTTGGGCCTACTTTGTCACTTTTATAGCAAGTTCAGCATCGATGCCTTGCGTTGGGCTCCGTTACTGTTCAGTTCTTAGACTAGTTGAAGTGTTTGTTTTAACTGTGGTTTTTGCTCAGTTTTCCCTAATTAACCGAGCAGTGTAAGGTTTGGTCACAGTTACTCCTTAAAATGGGATACGTTCTTCTTTTATATAAAACGTAGGCAATGGTATGATCATTTGAGAAAAACGTTATTGTCGGGAGAGAACTGAGCAAAATCAATAAAAACCAGATAAATTTTACCAAACATTTAtattgtttgtttatttttcaaaatttggtcGATAAACcagaaaatatgtttttttaccaCACCTTAGCAATAAGCCTAATAATCGTGGTTAgcgcacaatttttttttgacgaaaaaccagcaggagaggctcctactgAAATGCATTGCCAATAGAAGATATTTACAATCCCAAAAAGTTCTGAGAGggagaaaggaagaaagaagaaaatagaacttaaaagaacaaattacagattatCTAGCCATGATTTCTAGGGTGGTATGTCCTGAGCTCTAACCCTATGCAAAAGTAGGGTAAAATCTTCATGGAAAAGAGATTTCCAGGAGTTGAATGTGGGCGTTATGTTGTTGAAGATATAATCATTCATGTTTCTCCAGATGTTCCACAATGCTACTGCAACAACCTCAACGAAAAAGACTTGGGAAAAATTCCTTTTTGCTTCAATGATCATGGGCATGAAACTCAGATTTGATTGCCATTGGATTCCACAATAGTTCCAGCATCTAGTGGCAAAAGGGCAGCCAAAAAAGTGATGAataaaatcctccaaaattgaGAGGCTACACAAGATGCAATTTGGCCCAGATGGGACAGCTTGGTTTTTTCTTTGTAGCATATCTTTTGTGTTCAACCTGTCTACCATCAGAAGCCATAGAAAAACTTTCAGCTTCAAAGTGCATTTGCTCTTCCAAATGAAAGTGAGAGGCAAATCTACAGAGAGGTGATCATAGAATAGTGAGTAGACCCGTTTTGATTGAAAACCAGGATGTGACCATTTGTAACCCCAGTGATCATCCTCGTTATTTAAAGACACATGTGCAATAAGATTTTGCAGTGTATTCCATTCCTGAAGAGCTTGAGGTGAGATGGGCAGGTAGAATTGATTTGTGAGGTTTTGATCATTCATGAAACCAAAGATGGAAATGTCTTCTTTGGCGGCATAAGAGAAAAGGAATTTAAATTGCTCAGCAAAACAGGGATCAGTACCATGCCAGTCATCCTTCCAAAATAAAGTAGAGTCTCCTCCATGAGGGGTGATTATTGTGATTGCTCTGAAAAGAGGAATTAATTTGAAGATATCCTTCTACCAAAAGGACCCAATCTCTTTGCAAGCATGGGGTGGTAAACTTGCGTCCGGATAGTAGTTGGTCCAGATGAGCTTGACCTAGGGAATATCATGCTTGTTGAAGAATTTGTCCAGATGTTTCAGAAGAAGTGCATAGTTTTGAACTTCAAGATTAATTATGCCTAAACCTCCTTTATTCTTTGGTTTGCAAACCATATCCCAGTCTGCTAAAGAGTGAGTCTTTGCTGAAACTTCTGCTGTTTTTCTCCATAAACAATGCCGACGAGCTCTATCTATGTGCATGATGACCTTCTTTGGCAGCTTAATCGTACTCATGTAATATGTTGGCAGTGATGAGAGTACTGAGTTAACCATTGTTAGTCTTTGTCCATAATTTAGGAAGATAGTGAGAGACGAAAGTCTACCTTCCAACCTGTCAATTAGAGGTGCAAAATCAGCAATTTTTGGTTTAGAAAGACCCATGGGCAATCCAAGGTATGTGAACGGCAAAGACCCAATTTGACATCCCAGAGTCCCTGATAGAATCTGCATTTTTTCTGGAGATACATTGATGGGGATCATGCAGGATCTATGAAAATTTATCTTGAGCCCTATATTTTGAGCAAAAATCTGCAATAAGCCTTTTAAGCAGAAAACTTCTTTTTGATCAGCTTTCATGATAACAAGTGTGTCATCTGCATATTGGATGGTTGGAAAAAGACCCGAGCTGTGAGGGATTGGAGAAGATAATAAGTTATGCCTGTGAGCTTCATTTACAATGCTTTGTAGGAGGTCAGCTACCAAAACAAAGAGAAGTGGTGAAAGAGGATCCCCTTGACGAACACCCCTTTTGCATGTGAAAGAGGTACCAGGAACACCATTTAGCAGAATTGAAGTAGATGCTGTTGATAAAATATCCTTCACCCATCCTCTCCACTTGTTATCAAAACCTTTGTGCTTAAGAATTTCAATAATGACATGATGCTCTACTATGTCAAAGgctttctcaaaatcaatctttagaatcactatttcttttttactttgatGACATTGATGTATGTATTCAAAGCACCATGTGAGACAGTCTTGAATTGTTCTACTTTTAATGAAACCATATTGATTTTCATGAATTAATTGAAGAATGACAGTCTGCAACCTGTCTGCCATTATCTTTGTGACAAATTTCAGAGATGAGCTTTGTAGAGCAATTGGTTTATAGTCATTTGCTGTTTCAGGATTTTGCTTTTTCGGAATCATAGTGATGAAAGATTTATTGAGATTTCTGATGGATGTCCTTCCTTCAAAGAAACTTGTTGCCATTTTATAATAATCTTCTGAAATGATGTGCCaacattttttcaaaaaaagtcAATTAAAACCATCTGGACCCAGAGCCTTGTCAATTGGCATTTTAGCTATAATCTTATCCATTTCTTCTTTCATTGGCAAGGAAGATAGCATGTCCAAATTTTCTGACATGGTGAGGAGTATTGCAAGAtcgatagagagagagagagagttgtcTGCTAAAACACCCATTCTTGCCTTGTAACAGTTAAACAGAACAGCGACCTTGTCATTGTGCGAAGTCACCCTAACATTATCCCCCAAAGTGAGAtgggaaattttatttctttgGAATCTAGCTATAGCAGAAGCCTGGAAAAACTTGATGTTTTCATCTCCAAATTTGACAAAGCGAATGGTGCATCTTTTCTTCCAAAAGTCATTCTTATacttcaagagttgaagaatgtGTTGCTTGAGAATTTTCCTAAAATTGGATTCCTAGATAAAGAGTGGTCTTTGTTCCTCAAGCCAATCAAGATAAAAGAGGAAATCCTTTGAATTGGAAATGATGGTGTGCAAGTTAGATAGCCTTTTACTCCAGTTTTTTAGACCTCTTCAAAGGTTTTTAAGCTTATGATTGAGAGAGACCGCAGGATTACTGGAACTTGAATCAGATCCCCAGAAATGTTGCACTACATCATAGAAACCAGGGACATCTACCtagaaattttcaaatctgaaaaggGGTGATTTGGGAGTTGATGTAGCAATACTGACAACACAAGGTGCATGGTCGGAGATACTCTTTGGAAGGGCCGTTAACTCCGTATGAGGATATTTCAGGATCCATGAGGGTGAGATAAAAACCAAGTCAGGCTGTTGCAAAAGGGGATGATTTTGCATGTTACTCCAAGTGAATGCCCTGCCTTTTAGAGGTAATTCAACCAGTCCAGCTGAGCTAATGGCTTCATTAAAAATCAAAATGTCATTCATATCTCCACCTGGCAGATTTCTATTTTCAGTTGATCTGATAAAGTTAAAATCACCCATAACAATCCAATTTTCATCATCCCCAATGTCTAGGTCATGTAACCAGTTAACAAATTCAGTTCTCAACTCTCCTTGACAAGGGCCATAAATATTAATCAATTTCCATGAATCGTCAGGGGAACTTTGAGAGATAAAGTCAACCCTAATTCCATAAGGCATAGTGAAAACAACATTTCCTTGGTAAGAAGAACTATTCCAAATAACAATGAGACCTCCAGAAGCCCCAACCGATGGTTGATACACAAATTTATCCAGTCTCCTTGGACAGAATTTTCTGAGGTACGAGTGATCAAAAAGTTCCCTCTTTGTTTCTTGCAGACAAACAATATCGCAATTGATGCTAGAGATTGTATCATGAATAGAGCGCCACTTGTCATCTGAGTTAATACCCCGAACATTCCAGCACAAAATATTACAAGATTTACAATTCATGGAAACACAGAAAGGAACAGACTAGTCCACTGAAACGTAGTTTCATCAAGATGTTATCAAACTGGCAAAAGTACTGAGTATTAAGTACAAATTTAGAGTGATTCACTTGGTTCAGTAAAATATAGATAGGGAGTCCAACAAAAGTAGCAACCAACAAAACACATCTGCTGTTCTGAACAAGACTGAAAGAGATAGCCCATAAACAAACAGGGGCAAAGAGGTTACGCAGAGCCTCATGAAACATACGAGAATTAAGCATCATCACTAGCTTGGGCCATCAGCTTGTCTTTGGTAACTTCCTCAGGAAGCATACCACACCTTTGCACTGCAACCGTCTGGATATGTTCAACAGAAAGTGGAGGTGGAATTTCCTTCCCAAAGCTTTCCTTCACAATGCCTTCAACAGCAATCTTCAAAGAAGCAGAGATAGGTTGGGCTTTAGACTTCTTTTTTGGAGTACCAATGTTCAGTGCAGTCCGGTAACCATGGCCCAGGAATTGTGGGCTTCTTCTCagatttttcagttgaaatggGGGCTTTAGCACGAGGCCTTTTTCGTTTTGATTTTCCAGTTGCCTCCAAACCAGAGTCCTGCGAGGGTTCAAGCTGCCCTGAAGAACCCAGGCTAAAAGGTAAAGCCTTGACCACCTTCCTGCTAGGAGCAGAGAAATGCAAATTTATCGGTGGGCTATCGAGGATGCTGTCAGACTGAGGAAAGCTATCAGACTAGGCCGGGGATTGAAAATCCCAAGGGGCCAGGGGTAGAAAGAGTGAACCCCATGTGATAAACTCCTCTGGATTGATTAGTATAGAAGGAGAGCTCCATGTAAGAAGAGGAGTGATGACATTGTTCACTATCCAGATACAGACTTCAACTGGTAAAACTCTAAAAGGCATGAGCGGGTGTGGCAGGCCAAAGGGGACTATCTGCAGATGTTTGACAAATTACTGATGAATGGAATCAATCTCCTGAATAGAGCCTGAATCATCCTGAGAAAAATCAGCAATGGACATAGAATCCTATTGCATTTCATCCTGAGGAGGAGCGACATTGTTATCGTCTTGGTGCTCAACCAAATTCTGAATTTGATTGAGCAAATCCTCATTACCCTGCTGTAAGTCCTGAATTTCCATGTTAAGATCCTGGATTTGATGCCAGAGAGGTGGCAGGTCTTCATCCATTGCAAAAACATCAGTGAATTCTCCATTCAAAACAAAAGTGTAGAGCATCCAAGATTCCCCATTTCCCCCCATATTGGCGGGATTCTACATGACTATGCGTCGCGGAACAGCCTCTGGTTCAGTGTACATGCATTTAACAAGAACTCTCCCAAGAACCCTATCCTCGTTATGCCAGCGAATCACTTTACCAAAAGTGTTAACAACTTGCTTAATGTGGAACTCATTTCTGTAATCCGGAGGAATACCCAGAATAAGAACCCAACCAGATCTGTTAAAAGGGCAATTCCTCCAATTGGCAAGAGTACCAGGACGCACAAATTAACTTAGCTTGAAAAACCCCATTATCTAGATTAAGGTGCCCACTAGCTACAAGAATATCTCTATGGAGTTCCGAAGCAACTTGGATGAGACACAAAGCAAGTGGAAACCTAACTGCCCTGAAGACGTGCATGTGATGATGATTGTTGATGAAGTGGATCACTTGATGAATCAGGTTGGGGAACGCTTCTGGAGGCGGCTACGGCTCAACTTGAACAGCCACAAAATCTTCATGAACTCTGGCAGCGGGGGCTTGAACCGTGAACTCAGAGTGAGCCACACGGACAAGAGGTTCCTCAATCTCGAAGCCAGGAGGAACAAAAAACTCAGGAGTGAAGAGGGCTACCGGAAAGTTCGCCATCGGTGAAACAGtgatcagagagagagagagagagagagagagagagagagaggagaggtggaAGGAAGCTGAAGGGGTGCttgggaggaaggggaggtggTAGTGGCGATAATCCCGTTTTCAGAAATGGAAACAGGATCAGTCAAGTGATTAGCGGGGGATAGAATAACGGCGAGATTTTTGATAACCCATCGTTTCTTTGGGCCGCGATGAAGACAAGAAGAGGCCAAATGCCCATAGGCCCAATAAGAGACACATCTAGCAGATTTGCTAAGGCGGCCCAAGTGAGAGCGCAGCCCAGCAGAATTTAAATTTCGAGCAGCGGGCATCAAGCAAGGAGCAATAAGCGGACAAGAGATAGATCCCACAAAAAATGCTCCAGAATTTACCTCGGATGAATGACCATTATGAATTTGCAATGAATGAGAATTCAAACCTTGAGAGTCCAGCAATGGCGAAGAgctgaggaagaagaaaggttCTTCCTGGTAGGGAAACATAACCTCTTGAAAACTAAACGCCGAGGAACAAACTTTCCTTTATTGAGGATCTTGGGAGACTGAGAAAACTTGGTCTTTTTGCTGGAAATTACAGTCCATTGAGATGCTTCTTCCTTTTCCCAAGAAAGAAATTCCAGCTTCCAACTTGGACCCCCATCACGCCATAAGAAGAAACGACAGTGAAAGTCCTCGCAAATGAAGTTCTTGAGAGAGACCACAAATAAACCCACTGATTTGGAGCACACCTGAAAACTATAGCTCACAGTAACAAGACTATGGTCTTATTTGGAGAGCTTTTAACTCCTGTAACTTCTTTCGGATTTTCAATTTCCCCAAACAGTCAAGATTCTTACTTAGATTATGAGAAATTGTAGTTataaaattcagaaaataaattaaaaatcataAACTGAAAAAGCCAACTTTTCTAGATTCTCAAAAACTAGCTACTAAATAGTTGCTTCTCAAAATATTAAACTCTCCTAAACAAGGCCTATAGCGTATACCTGATAGCAAATTGAGGAGGCACAAATTTGTGTTGTGTGCCAAGTGCCAACGGTTGTATATGCACTTTAGGCATTCGTGGTTTGGATGTAAACTCCAAGTTGCATATAGTTTTTTAAGATGATTTTAGCACTTAAAGTTTATCCATAAATAAAATTTAGGATACTTATAAAATTTATATCTATAAATATAAGAATTCATGTAGTGTTATTTGTCCCACCCATCACTGCACACCTCATTCAATTTTCTTTCCATCTCCGTCATTGCACCTCTCATTTAACAAGGGATATAatagttctttttttctccATGTTCTTAATCTCTCTAAAAAAACCAAGCCCCCATATTCATAGATACGTCTGATGAAATGTTGGATAACTTCTCCATTGTGTTCTTTTCAATGAGTTGGGAACTTATCTCCCGCTCACGTAAAACGAAACGACTTCtcaacacatgattaattaagtattaattaattttcttttgaaaaatatattaatttgatttttaaaacaactttcctatagaactTCTTTTTGCAAAAAGACACACCGTTTAATAATTTGAGAAGTGCGCGCGCAAAAAATGAAGTTGAGAATATCGAGCaaagaacacaaccttaaaGTCTAAGTTCGGTTAATCCCTCCCTAAAAGTATTAAAGAGGAAATAATTCAATCCCTCCTATACCTTTTTCTATTGGAACACGTTTTTCATGAGTGATTAAAAATTCTGTAGGAAAAGAAATATACAGCTACTATTACTACCAAAACATTGATGAATGGGAACAGCCAAAATATCTACAGCAATAAAACATAATAACTCCCCTAATTAAAAGTACAACAAATTGAAGGCATTTTGGCATCATACATAATAAATAATTCCACCCCACCCCCCAATGGCCCCACATGCAGTGAAACCCAAGGCCAGCAATTGCTATGACAAGTGTACTAGCACTAGTGGCAACAAACAGCACACAGCCTCagaaaatccaaaaataaaataaaataaaatccatctcctactgcctgccaggtgggccccatccccacccccacccccaccgccggccaccctcTCCCTTCCACGCCactccaccccctcccccctatATAAATTaccctatatatataaaacCCCTTCGCCCTCGCTTCGCTTCCACTCCACCTCTCTCTCGATtcaccacggcggcgacggcaatggcggcggtggagcaggatcaggaggaggaggtgatcaTCGTCGGGGCGGGGCCGTcggggctcgcggcggcggcgtgcctgTCGGTGCGCGGCGTGACGGGCTGCCTCGTCCTGGAGCGCGACGACTGCGTGGCGTCGCTGTGGCGCCACCGCACCTACGACCGCgtccgcctccacctcgccaAGCGCTACTGCGCGCTCCCGCACGCGCCGCACGGCGAGGCGTCGCCGACCTACCTCCCCCGCGACGACTTCCTCCGCTACCTCGACGCCTACgcctcccgcttcggcgtccgcgcccgcctccgccgcgaggTCCGCTCGGCGCGCTAcgacgccgcccgcgcccggtggctcgtcgacgccgtcgacctcgccacGGGACGCGCGGAGCGGTACGCGGCGAGGcacctggtcgccgccgcgggcgagAACGACGAGAGGGTGGTGCCCGAGGTGCCCGGGATGGAGACGTTCCCCGGGAAGGTGGTGCACGCCGCCGACTACCGGAGCGCGGAGGGGTTCAAGGGGAAGTCCgtgctcgtcgtcggcggcggcaactccGGCATGGAGATCGCCTacgacctcgccgtcggcggcgccgccacctccatcgtCATCCGCAGCGAGGTCAGCTAGCTTGCTTAGCTCTTGTCTCCTATACTagcttaattataattaattcGTTTCAATCGTTTCCAAATTAAATTCGATTTGCCATTAAAACGAGCGAATTTCAAGCTCTGTTTATTTGTCCCTCGTTTAATTTgcttataattaattatttttgatTTACCAATTAATTAATCGAATTTGtaccttaaaaaaattatacgacCGAATCGAATATTTGGTACTAGTATAATTGTTatttgaccaaatttggtaggGCCGGGCCAATTAATAACATCCTAGCCACCTTAAAAGAGCTAGATTTGCCAATAATTTTCGTAACATTCTTATTATTTGCTAGTATACCAACCCCTGGCCCCACACGCTAGTGAGAATGAGaaaagctattttttttttgtattttctttGGTACCAATTAATCCATGGCCCCACATGCCAGTGAGTGAGAGTACCCGTGCTTGATCAGTTGATCGGTGAGGAAGTACCTTGAATTAATTTACGACCATCGGATCGCCTAACGGACGGCTAGGATCGAGTAATCAAGctgagtaattaattaaccataaTTAGTTACTGACAGAGATCTTAAAGAGGGATTAATTAGCAGTGGACGCGGCGGGCTCCTGACCGTGATTAAGCtctgtaattaattaaaaccatCCACGTTTTCTTCCTTTCCAATGGATCGATCAGTACATGTGGTTATTAATCACCAGGGTTAATTACTTCATTACTCCCTAGTGTTGCTGGTACTACGTAGTAGTAGCGATTAATTAAGACATGACGACGCAACAGTCCAAATTCTTTCAGTGTGGTCCTAAGCTACCATCAGTACTGATGAAACATGACAAATAGAGAAACTCCAACTAACTTTGAAATGAAACAAAAAAACACACGTACGGAGATCGAAATTGATCCCCAAACACCAACATTACAGGTTTACATTAATGgtctatatgaaaaaaaattaaaaaagagacAGAGTATAATATGCCAATAAATTCGGTGAATAGAAGGTGTGACCACAAATAAGACGACGTATATTTAATTAGGACATGGGACGTATTTAGAACAGAAATAACCACACAATCTATTCAATGGTAAAATGTGTACCCACGCCGCTATATATATAAGGTTAATTAGTCCTTAATTTAGTCTCTTTAGACTGTGCTAGctagaatataatcatgtacaGGTGTTTGTAGGCGTGAGTAATTAAGTGTGTGCATCCTGACGTGTATTTTGGGCAACCAACATgaaagctgtttttttttttaaaacttgggCTCTTTAATTCCAGAGGACTCGAAAGTGgaaataaattaaacaattaAACCAACAACCTGGCAGAGAATTTCGTTGCTGTATGATTAATTACAGTAGTGTGCATGCTTATTGCAAATTTTATTAGACCCAACCATATAAAATGGTATCCGAGAGCTATATCGTGGGCGGCGCCATGTAAAAGTATAAATAActtgactatatatatatatatatatatatatatatatatatatatatatatatatatatatatatatatatatatatatatatatatatatatatatatatatatatatatatatatatatatatatatatatatatatatatatatattcatcgtCGCTGGCACATGGCCTGGTCTCTCTCGAACTCTGACATCACGTGCAGGCAAATTAAACAcatcatcgatcgatcagacTACACAATGATTTTGCTCCTAATTAATCTCAGCCGGAGACCGCAGCTGATTAAATGCGTAATGTAATTCAGGTCaggttgcatgcatgcagcatagGATCCGATGATTATTTTGCTTAAAAACATCATTAACTCGATTGTTATCAATCACATCACAAGCATATATATGTGGCTCGATCCAGTATACGTACGTTCATCTCTCTGTATGTATGTCGTACGTATATACTGTACCGTACGTGCGTCATCGTCATCAGGAGGGAAAAAAACACGTTACACGTGCACGCCTTTGTCTGATTTTCGCATGGCGACGCCAGATCCACGCAGGCATATCATAGTCCGTCCAGCGTCCCTCCGGACGGCCTGGGATCCTGTCCTCTAGTATTTTCTTGTTCCAATTATTAGGGGAGCCCTCTATTTGCGGCTCTATTTGATTCGGGCTAAATATAACTATACGTAGACAGAAAGTTATtcctccctccattctaaaatataagatataaCTACCATTAACCCAAAAactaagaaataattattatcgcATCGTAGTTTAGATTACCCTAATAAATAGAATACATGCacccaataaaattagagatcttGTTGATGGaggatttaaataatattattataataaaaaaagatggGCTAGTTAATGACATACATGCATatacgccttatattatgaaataacttgaaacaactttaaaaattagttacgccttatattatggaatggagggagtatatctctaCTTATTTAAATGTAGTGTGGttatccttcttttttttttccttcttaccGTGTGCCAAAAGTCGTACGGTCCTTCGTGTGTGCGTAATTACCGTAGGATCTAGTTTCAGAGATGTCAGTAATAatatcattaattaattaaaatttttaatgtaaCTAGTCTTTGATTAATCACTATACATCTGTTGGTTTAGACATCAACACAACGTTCTATAATATCCATGGAACTAGCATATTGACCGTGCGTTGTAACGTGATTttaatcaaataaaaaattatcacTAAGATGTTATTATCATCTCTTAAttgatgtatatatatttgttactgACATATGAATCCTTTAGTACTACACTATTACTTTTCCTTCTTATAAAAAACATATAGTTGGTGGGAGTGGTTGACATATAGGTCCTCTAGACCCACATGCCATTTTTGCTAAAAAGAAAAGTTAGGAGTTGGTGGGGGGTCGGTGGCGGAACAAGAACCACCACTACTCGAGTATagataaacttttttttaaaaaataaaaatataattatatgaaagagctttttatgaaaaatctattaatataaaatttcattttgattttttaaaatattttaatatttagtAATGATTTAAGATTTCGAGATTTTTTCTACACGCATAACTGTAGTACGTCGTCCTTACTCCTTAGCGAGGTAATCTCAGTGACCATTCTGGTTAATCATGCAATCTAAATTGCAACCAATTAATTAATCGATCGCAGCTGCACCTGGTGAGCAAGGAGATATGGAACTTGGCGATGACGCTGTACAGGTACCTGCCGGTGTGGGTGATCGACAAGGTGGTGCTGCTCATGTGCGCCGCCGTGTTCGGCGACACCGCCCGCTACGGCCTCCGGCGG encodes the following:
- the LOC4325177 gene encoding probable indole-3-pyruvate monooxygenase YUCCA10, translated to MAAVEQDQEEEVIIVGAGPSGLAAAACLSVRGVTGCLVLERDDCVASLWRHRTYDRVRLHLAKRYCALPHAPHGEASPTYLPRDDFLRYLDAYASRFGVRARLRREVRSARYDAARARWLVDAVDLATGRAERYAARHLVAAAGENDERVVPEVPGMETFPGKVVHAADYRSAEGFKGKSVLVVGGGNSGMEIAYDLAVGGAATSIVIRSELHLVSKEIWNLAMTLYRYLPVWVIDKVVLLMCAAVFGDTARYGLRRPAVGPFTMKATTTMYPVVDVGTFAKIRSGEIRVLPAAIKGVRGRDVEFADGQRHAFDAVVFATGYRSTTKHWLKSDDGLIGDDGMAGRSYPDHWKGENGLYCAGMVRRGIYGSYEDAEHIADDISKQLRSSSKPTHNNGSA